The Syntrophorhabdales bacterium DNA window AGGTGGAGTATCGTTGCAGTTACTTTGCTTAAGCCGGGAGTCGGTTCATTGAAGCTTTTGGGAGAGCAGCTTAGGATGCTAGCGGCGTTGCCCTTGATCTCCTGGCTAGGTATTACCACAGCTTTTTACTTCAGGCCGGAGAAGGCCGATTCTCTTCTGAACGGCCGACGAGCGTTTCTCGCAGCCTCGGTCGTCCGGGGCATGTTGCTCACGCTGTTCACGGAACTGCTAAGTATCATACTCGGCCTCAGACCTGCCGCTCTAATCAGCGTCTGGATTGGCACTGCCGTTACCGTCCTACTCGTGCTCCTTTTGCTGGCTCGCGAGAGACGAGGCACCAGGCATAGTTGGCAGATCGGGCTTTCACGTTTTGATCTGTTCTCTTGCGGCTCGGCAACCTCGATTGTCCTGGCCACAGGAGTGATCGCTTTCGCAGCGCCTCCCAACGGCGCTGAAGGCTGCCCGCCTCGACCCCATCGAGGCGTTGCGCTATGAATGAACGGAAGATTCGATCCCCATTCTGAATGTTCTCTGTGACCGTGACCTGAAATGTCGCCCCGGTAGTTCACTTCTCTTGCAGCACTTCCGACTAAAACCTATATTGATGTATGGTCGAATACCGAATGAGGGGGTGAGCACCATGATAAAGCGTAAGGGGGTCTGCGATGTCTGCAAAACGGAATTTGAGTTGGACAAAGGGAGTTTTGGCGTTACGATAAAAGAAGATACTACTGGCCCCTCCTCCAAGAAGTGGACGATTACCGTTTTGAGTTGCGTTGACGGTTGTCTCGACGAGGGCTTTTCTCACATGTGTGGCATGGCCTGCCTATACCAAGCTATTAGTGAGGCTATCGACAAGAGGACAAAAGAACCTGATTTCAGGATAGTCGGCTACGAGGGTTTAGATGATAGTAACATTCGGGTTATCGATCTCACGGACAAGAAGATCAAGTGACTCTGGCAGATCAAAAATAAAAAGGGGAGGTAGTTATGATTAATAAGAAGATGAAAGTAAGTCACATCATGCCCTGTTCAGTGAATCTTTTGACAGTAGCTTCGAAAACTGAACGCGAAGCCATGACAGCAGGAGCAATGTTCATCTCCGAGGACCCGCCTCTCTTCGTTGTCAGTATCCAGAAAGATATTCGGGCCCATCGTCTGATTGAGGAGACCGGCCAGTTTGTCCTGAATGTTGCATCTACTGAGCAGGTGAAACTTGCCAAGAAACTCGGCCACCAGAAGGCGAAAGACAAGTTTAAGGACTTTGGCATAGAGATCGAGAAAGCCGCCACGGTGAAAGCGCCAATCATCAAGAGCTCCTTTGCGAGCATAGAGTGCAAAGTCATTACGTCTTACCCGGCCGGCAACTTTACGGTTTACGTTGTTGAGGCTGGTGATTTCACTAGAAACAAGGACGTGTCCCCCATGGTGTGGGATATGGACCGGTACTATGCTCTCGGTGAAGAACTGCGGTAGAGACAAGGAGCGGGAGGGTGATTGCCGGCTAACGATGAGAGAAACAGCGTGATCGAAAAAGTGATCATCATGGGGGCTGCGGGAAGGGATTTTCATAACTTCAATGTCTATTTCAGAAATAACCCTCGTTACAACGTTATCGCTTTCACTGCTGCCCAGATACCCGGCATTGAAGGGCGCCTCTATCCGCCGGAACTATCGGGAGCACTCTATCCTCAGGGAATCCCCATCTACCCCGAAGAAGAACTCTCTCAACTCATCAGGCAGCACAGCATCGATCTCGTTTCCTTCTGTTACAGCGACGTTCCTCACATAGAGGTTATGCACAAGGCGTCTCTCGTTACGGCGGAAGGTGCGGATTTCATTTTGCTGGGAGCGACCTACACGATGCTCCGGTCGAATAAGCCCGTCGTGGCTGTCTGCGCCGTGAGAACCGGGTCGGGAAAATCGCAGACAACCCGGAAGGT harbors:
- a CDS encoding flavin reductase family protein codes for the protein MINKKMKVSHIMPCSVNLLTVASKTEREAMTAGAMFISEDPPLFVVSIQKDIRAHRLIEETGQFVLNVASTEQVKLAKKLGHQKAKDKFKDFGIEIEKAATVKAPIIKSSFASIECKVITSYPAGNFTVYVVEAGDFTRNKDVSPMVWDMDRYYALGEELR